One genomic segment of Labrus bergylta chromosome 17, fLabBer1.1, whole genome shotgun sequence includes these proteins:
- the entpd2b gene encoding ectonucleoside triphosphate diphosphohydrolase 2 yields the protein MAQRAAHPAVPIALLLFGLVAILLLTIPTQDIQEAPGFMYGIVLDAGSSHTALYIYKWPADKQNGTGVVTQHRECHVKGGGISSYAGQQGAAGQSLEVCLDQAVKDIPKERHKLTPVYLGATAGMRLLHASSPEQSDQILQEVGHKIQSYPFDFQGAAMLSGQDEGAYGWVTVNYLLENFIKYGFVGRWFSPGRPTVGALDFGGASTQITFATQDEVEDKRDMMKLQLYGQEYSLYTHSFLCYGRDQVLKRLMAHVLKSQGYSASVTHPCYPADHSQTLKLSSIFNSPCTAKYKPNSYSSEASLKVQGSGHYEHCLGNMSEIFSFDGCPFSQCSFDEVFQPNVTGSFMAFSAFFYTHSFLQRITGITVNTPPQLAKAARTVCSMTFSQMLLLAPEQKSRLQDYCAASVFLNILMLRGYGFDESSFPRISFQKKAGDSSVGWALGYMLSLSNLMPAETVGLRKALTPGAWAALICLFVLLLAAVLVFILIRARDGKKKGGNEGTI from the exons ATGGCTCAGCGCGCCGCTCACCCTGCCGTCCCCATCGCGCTGCTGCTGTTTGGACTTGTTGCGATCCTGCTGCTCACGATCCCCACGCAGGACATCCAGGAGGCTCCGGGGTTCATG tacGGGATTGTCTTGGATGCTGGATCTTCGCACACAGCTTTGTACATCTACAAGTGGCCTGCAGACAAGCAGAATGGCACAGGCGTGGTCACCCAGCACAGAGAATGTCATGTTAAGG GTGGAGGAATCTCCAGCTATGCAGGTCAACAGGGAGCAGCAGGGCAGAGCTTGGAGGTTTGTCTAGACCAGGCAGTGAAGGACATCCCCAAAGAGAGGCACAAGCTCACACCTGTGTACCTGGGAGCCACGGCTGGCATGAGgctgctgca TGCGTCCAGTCCGGAGCAGTCTGATCAAATTCTGCAGGAAGTTGGCCATAAAATCCAGTCGTACCCTTTTGACTTTCAGGGTGCAGCCATGCTGAGCGGACAGGATGAGGGGGCGTACGGCTGGGTCACCGTCAACTACCTCTTAGAGAACTTCATTAAG TACGGCTTTGTGGGGCGCTGGTTCAGCCCCGGCAGGCCCACAGTGGGAGCGCTGGATTTCGGTGGGGCGTCCACTCAGATAACGTTTGCAACTCAGGATGAAGTGGAGGACAAACGGGAcatgatgaagctgcagctttaCGGCCAGGAGTACtctctgtacacacacagcttcctgtGCTACGGGAGGGACCAGGTCCTCAAGAGGCTGATGGCTCATGTGTTGAAG tctcagGGTTACTCTGCGTCAGTCACTCACCCCTGCTATCCTGCTGACCACAGTCAAACTTTAAAGTTAAGCAGCATATTTAACTCTCCTTGTACTGCAAAGTACAAACCCAACTCGTACAGCTCTGAGGCCTCTCTGAAGGTACAAGGCAGCGGACATTATGAACACTGTTTGGGCAACATGTCTGAGATCTTCTCGTTCGATGGCTGCCCCTTCTCCCAGTGCTCGTTTGATGAAGTCTTCCAGCCAAATGTCACGGGAAGCTTCATG GCGTTCTCTGCGTTCTTCTACACGCACTCCTTCCTGCAGCGAATCACCGGCATCACCGTGAACACTCCTCCACAGCTGGCGAAGGCAGCCAGAACTGTGTGCAGCATGACCTTCAGTCAA ATGCTGCTTCTTGCTCCAGAGCAGAAGTCTCGTTTGCAGGACTACTGTGCTGCTTCTGTGTTTCTTAATATTCTCATGTTGAGAGGATACGGCTTTGATGAGTCATCATTCCCACGTATTTCATTTCAGAAGAAG GCAGGGGACTCCTCGGTGGGTTGGGCTCTGGGCTACATGCTGAGTTTGAGCAACCTgatgcctgcagagactgtggGGCTGAGGAAGGCCCTGACCCCAGGAGCATGGGCCGCATTGATCTGTCTTTTTGTCCTCCTGCTCGCCGCAGTCCTAGTCTTCATCTTAATCCGAGCTCGTGATGGGAAGAAGAAAGGAGGCAATGAAGGCACCATCTAG
- the phpt1 gene encoding 14 kDa phosphohistidine phosphatase encodes MCTQTRAAALMANIPQADIDPSGVFKYVLIRVHSKEEGDDSEVDIVRGYGWAEYHADIYDKVSEELEKDGYLDCECVGGGRIKHDAQAKKIHVYGYSMGFGRANHAITTKKLKVRYPDYEVTWDNEGY; translated from the exons ATGTGCACACAGACGAGGGCTGCTGCTCTGATGGCGAACATCCCGCAGGCTGACATCGACCCGTCCGGCGTCTTTAAGTACGTCCTGATCCGAGTCCACAGCAAAGAGGAGGGAGACGACTCGGAGGTAGATATAGTTCGAGGATACGGCTGGGCTGAGTACCATG CTGATATCTACGACAAGGTTTCTGAGGAGCTGGAAAAGGATGGATACCTGGACTGTGAGTGTGTCGGAGGAGGAAGGATCAAACATGATGCCCAGGCTAAGAAGATCCATGTTTATGGATACTCCATG GGATTTGGAAGAGCAAATCACGCAATAACTACTAAGAAGCTGAAGGTTCGGTATCCTGACTACGAGGTGACCTGGGACAATGAAGGATACTGA